CACATACTAACTGTTTATTAACATATTAAATGAACATATTAACTATTAATTCAAATCCATTTTCTGGCAGGCAGTATACTGGCCGTGACGACTGCGAATCCCCTGGCTGGTGACAAATGCAGCCGCTTTGTGGGGATCTGCATCCAGAGGGGAGGGACCGGGCTCGGCGCCACCTTTGTCCTCCGCAATGTCATAGAAGACCAAGGTGGGGTTGCAGATGTGCTAATTGTGCTGCAagtgtgtggtggtgttcacagggatcccagcatgagggaagagatgagaatcttgactccatgtttcagaaagctgatttgttattttttaatatatattatattaaaagaaaatgatattcTAAAACTCTacaaaaagaatagaagaaaggatttcatcagaaggcttgcaaggaatagaaaagaatgataataaaatcttgtaactgaccagagagtccaagacagccGGACTGtaattggccattaattaaaaacagccacatgagactaatcaaagatgcacctgcaTTCCACAgagcagataatcattgtttacattttgtttctgaggcctctcagcttctcaggagaaaagatcctaacgAAAggatatttcataaaatatgtctgtgacacaagTGTTCAGCAAAAAATGTGTTATGTTGTAGAAATTGGGTCTGTGGGGAGGAAAACAGCAGATTGAAGTGAAAGTATGAGTCTGCCTGTTAGAGTACTGTGCAAGTTTAAAACTGTGTACACAGAAATGCTGATGTGCTCTGTACTTGAAGATATGGAACTGCACAGTAATTTTTGGACATTTTGAGAAGGTTGTGCTTATGTCTGAGCCTAGGTTGTCTGTTACCATGTTAATACCAGCCCAGTTTGAGCACTGTGTGTTTTCATGAACTAGGGATGTAGGTGTGAACTGTTTTAATAAGCAACAGATTAGAAGAGTTTTATCACAGGTTCATATTCTGGATTATGACAAAACCAGGGGCAGTACAAATAGTGGAGTTCTGAGGGCACATATGAAAAGGATGGGTGTCTCTTCATACACACAACACCTACACTGAGATGCATAAATAACAGCCATTGTAaccaaaaggaaataaagttgAAAACCCAAGCTCATCTTCCTTAAATCTGAGCCATTCAAGTCTCTTATACAGAATGGCTTCAAAGATTTGATTTACAAAGAAATATGCAGACACAGTGCACAAGTATAATCACAACTGCACGCAGCACCGCAGTGCTCTGAGGACTAAACAGCAGTTTGCAATGATACAGAAATGTGTAACTGAAGCAATTCTGCTCCTGATTGTGTTGCATTAAAGCAGGCTTTCTGTCTCTAAGGGGTTGAAATCTGTTATGAACTGTACAGCCCTCGCATCCAGGCCATCGAGGTGCTGAAGCTGGAGAAGAGGCTGGATGAGAACCTGATGTACCTGCGGGATGCCCTCCCCGAGTACAGCACTGTCGATGTCAACATGAAACCTGTGCCTCGCATGGAGCACGAGGAAATCCCTGTGAACAAGGTAGGAGCCACGTGTGTCAGGGGCAAAGCACAGCATTGTTTACAGCTTCCATTTATGACTTATCctggcaggctggagcagctctttgCTACATCACTTACCAGGGTGACAAAAGTAGATAAAATCAGGCAAGTCTTTGTGCCATTTTCTATAATGAAAGAATGGTGAGAATGTAAACACCTACCATCCTCTGGAGTTCATTTTGAAGATACACAAAAAGGAGCAGCCTCCACATTCCTCTGTAGAACTGTGCAGAAGGGAAAGCTTTTCTTACAGGAATGTTTTTGTTAATGTCGTTAGTGATTCAGGAGTGCTTGGTGTCAGGAAGCAAGGTAAGAAAGATGGAAGAGTCACCTAAAATCTGCATCTTGGGGAAGATCCAGAAACCATCAAACCCTGCCAGAGTGTTGTGTAGAAACTCAGTATGGCaattcctccctttccctctcatgctacttttatttttttcttaataaggAGTAAAACTAGAAAAGATGAGTTATCTTCAGTTCATGTTTCAGTTAAGCACTCTGTGATAAATCAAGACAGTGTTAATTAAAAAGTGTTACAAGATACTATAATAACAATCATAAATTAGTAGTTACTAAATACACTGACAGATTGGTCAGTTTTCTCTTACTTTCCTCCTGTTAGAGCAGCAGTTGTCACCTTTTGCCAAGATCACAATCAATCTAATTTCTTAGTACCCTtttattgttttgggttttaaaaaatgttttcatctttCACTCTAGGTGCAGGTACGAATGAAACCTAAACCATGGTCAAAACGGTGGGAAAGACCCAAATACAATATAAAAGGAATCAAGTTTGAGCTACCAGAACATAAAAtgcaagcagcacagaaatggaGCCAGCCATGGCTGGAGTTTGACATGCTGAGAGAATATGATACTTcaaaaatagaggaaaagaTTCAGAAAGAACTGAGTGAAGAACTtgaaaaataatggatttttgCAGTCTAGAATTCctgagaaaattaatatttttagtttaCTGTATGGATGATCAGTTGTCAAGTTTTGTATATACATGGGCAAAGCAACAATAAAGTTAACCTTTCCAGATTTCAGCATGAACAGATTTCTGTGGCTCAAGTGTCCACTGCCCTCTCAACGCCCTCAAGTCATTACAAGGAATCTTTCTTCCAGAAACAAACATCTACAGAGCTAAATTGTGACAGAACATCAATTACATATTTGTCATGGCACAAGGCTGGTGCTAGAGACAAGCTGGGATgaggcaaagcaaaacaagagaAAAGCAATGAGATCATGAGCTTGTGGTGATTGCTGATCAGCAGTTGCATTTTTGTTGGCATTCTGAgagggaaaacagcagaaattgATTATTAGAAAGCATTATTTGCAACATAAGTCCTGAAGCTGCTGTAAGTTAGTGGAGCTGGCGGGCTTTTTTTCATACaacttaaaaacattttgtcaCATGTTAAAGAACTGAGCTGTAACAGTCATTAccacagtaaaatattttattttcaaaaacaaaccaaattatttttaatctttcatCTGTAATACTGATCAAACCTATttacaattaaaatattttacaaaaatatctttttaacttaaaaaaaaaatataaaaagaaggCATAAAGATTAAGTCTACAAGAGTTAAATTCTATTCCCAGAAGATTTTGGAGAAATAGTCACAAACAGATTCTGTGATGCATTACAGTTTTTACAATGAAACATCCCTGGTATTCTGTAACAATATTTATTGCAAATATACAAAATTACAAAACATTAGAAATAATATCCTAATAAGGATATGAAGAAGTAAAGTTCTGTAGAGCTtactgggaagcaaagggagaTTTCTAGAATTCCAGTTACTAAAAAGTAACTTGTTCTGTTCTCATCATCACAGTGTCTGTGATGAAAATCCTGATTCCTTACCTGCACACTGACCCCCCTTGTTTCTGTATCAGGGGCATCATGAATCCTTTTCACTAGGAATGGCTGAACAATAACCCCACCAAAAATCACTCTGGGCCACAAGTCAGAAGAGCTCAGTGACTGCTGAGTCAGAATGGTATTTGGCAATTAATACTGAAAATAACCTGTCAAGCTGGCTAGCAGTGATGAAGTTCACAGGCACTTTCTGTTTGCAGGATTCCATTCAAGAAGGATACAGCACTAAAGCACTCACACATTTTAGAATGCCTGAACCATTGCTTTGACAACTGCAATTTCTAAATATTCCCTAATCTAGGAGTAGATGGCCGTAaaagacattttgaaaaaaCACCTCATGTATTTAACACCAAGATAGTGACTACCACTACCTGAGTAGGCAGGATCCACTAATTAAATTTCATATTAGAACTGGTTCACTGTGGCTTGTTTCAGTAATTGTAAGCATTCCTTCAAAAGTTTCTATTTCCCAATCATTGCTTTAAGGTATTCAAGTTTATGCTCTTCAATGAAGTCTTCTACAATATGCAAAGCTCCAATTTTCACCAGCAGGAGAAGAACTTCTTTTGTTTCATCACtatttaagaataaaataaaaaatatttaaaatatagcaGCACTTTTATTAACCTGTCTAAACtataatttttgtttcctgaCCTTGGCTACCCTGATCATCAACAGCAAACAATGTCAACCATCTCAAACTCTCACAGTAAACAAGGACTGCTCAAGTGCTCCTTCACGTTAGACTCCATCTTTTCTTttaggtatatatatatatatatatatatatatatatatatatatatatatatatatatatatatatatatatatatatacatgacATGAGCATACTTTAAAGTGTCAAATATAAGGTGtttaaggaattttaaaaaattttaacaCAAAGTATTTGGGGAAGCACTTGAATCTCAAGGACAGCCTCATCCATCACCTGTGGTTGTCCTTGTGTAGCGCACGGGCACATTGCAGCAAGTGCTGGCTGAAGTTCAGTAATTCAGGGAGAGTTGATCCACCCTTGAGATCTTGGAACCATCTTTCTGGGAGGCATGCAACCACCTGTTAACACAGTATTTGGAAAAAGTTTAACAAGCATTTCAATATAACCAAGTCACATTATTTCTGACAGGAACCTTCTGGCAGGTTCAGTCATTATTAGcgtgttttttcctttaaaccAACATTGATTATCTCTCTAAGTAGTTATGCTTAAGAACCTACAGACCAGTATTTGCTCTAAAATGGTCTTATGCAGCAAggttgttaaaagaaaaaaataaaatcatattttatatgtttacattttctttgtttttaaatattccaTCTTCAGTTTTGACCCCTCttcatgaaaaacaaaaggctTTGAGCATACACCCTCCTGGAATGAACATTATCTTTTACCTTATTACACTTTTTGATGTTATCTGGCCCTAGAGGTGTGTTCAGGATGTTCAGCAGAAGGTACCGATTCAGCAGCTTGCTCAGGCCCAAATCACGGACCTTGTCTTCCTGGACAATCCCATCCCAAAGAACAACattggagagcagctgcagtaATGCAGAAACAAAGAATCTGTAGAGCTGCTGGCTCTAAGTGTGCCAAAACT
This window of the Ammospiza nelsoni isolate bAmmNel1 chromosome 3, bAmmNel1.pri, whole genome shotgun sequence genome carries:
- the MRPL19 gene encoding large ribosomal subunit protein bL19m, whose amino-acid sequence is MAAACGRLLPRGAAIALPGRCFSLSGCRVSSDGKPPKFQPPPKPVIIDRKTKKEESRFLSPEFIPPRGRKDPLKYYIERKDMIQRRKVFNIPEFYVGSILAVTTANPLAGDKCSRFVGICIQRGGTGLGATFVLRNVIEDQGVEICYELYSPRIQAIEVLKLEKRLDENLMYLRDALPEYSTVDVNMKPVPRMEHEEIPVNKVQVRMKPKPWSKRWERPKYNIKGIKFELPEHKMQAAQKWSQPWLEFDMLREYDTSKIEEKIQKELSEELEK